The Natrinema caseinilyticum genomic sequence TCGCCGTCGTCACCCAGCTGGACGCCGCTCCCGCCACACTCCCGACAGGGCCACTCCGTCTGCGGGATGTCGCGGTCGAGTTTTCGGTAGCGGCCGTAGACGAACGCCGGGTTGACCTGCACGTCGACCGCGTGGCTCGTGACGGTTCCCGATTCGAGCGCCTCGAGCGGATCGAACCCCTCGAGGTCGACGATGGCGAGCACGTCGGGTCTGTCGAAGTCGACGTCGGTTCCCGTTCTCGCGCCGACGCGACGGCCCACCTCGCGGTTGACCTCCCGTTTCATCGATTCGCCGACATCCGGCTCGAGGCCGGCGTCCTCCCGAAGCAGTCGTTCGTTTTCCTCGACCAGCGGCGGCACGCGCGTGCCGACCTGATAGGTGTCGAACCCGACGCTCTCCAGGGAGTCACAGATGGTTTCGGCGATCGCGTCGAAGGTCCCGCAGTACCCCTCACAGACCCAGCAATCCGCGGGATCGGTGGGGTCGAAGTCCTCGTCGTCGGCCAGCGCGACCGTAATCCGCAGCGCTCGACCGCGCTCGGCGTTGGTCAGCCCGAAACTCCGCTCGGCGAAGGGGCGCCCGAGACAGGAGTCACAGACGGCTCCCGTCCCCAGCAACGCGCGGGCGTCTTCCGTGATCATGTCTCGGGTGTCGGGCGGCCGCGGGTAACACGTTTTCCCTTCGTCGGAACGGGATTTCTCTCGCTGGAACGAGACGAGTTCTCGTCGCGGGGACGAAACGAGGTCTCGACACGGAGACTATGATCGAGCGCCGCGGCTCGAAAACGCAGGCCGGTTCCCCGGAGGTTGAAATGGATTGGCTCCGATCCCTCGCTATGAACGATTCCCGACTGGACCGCCGGTCTTTTCTCGCGGCTGCAAGCGCCGGTCTCGCCGGTGCGGTCGCCGGCTGTTCCGAACCCCGGTCCGATAGTTCGATCGAGGGCGATTCCTCGTACAACATCGATCGGGACAACCTCGCGAACGGATCGGCGTTCACCGATCTGTACGACGCCCTCATCGAATCGGTCACGCAAGTTCGCGTCTTCGGCCTCGAGAATCCGGACACGGGCGCAGAAGGCCGCGGACAGGGCTCGGGCTTCCTCTACGATACGCGCCACGTCGTCACCAACGACCACGTCATCGCCAACGGCACGGCGGCAGATCTCCAGTACATTACCGGCGACTGGACCAGCACCACGCTCGTCGGCCGCGACTATTACAGCGATCTGGCCGTCCTCGAGGTCGATCACGTCCCCGATTCGGCGACACCGCTGTCCCTCACCGACCGACGGCCCGTCGTGGGCCAACAAGTCGCCGCCATCGGAAACCCGTACGGACTCGAGGGGTCGATGTCCGCAGGGATCGTAAGCGGCGTCGATCGGACGTTGGACCTTCCCCAGCGACAGTTTTCGTTTCCGAACGTCATCCAGACGGATGCCGCGGTCAATCCCGGCAACAGCGGCGGTCCGCTCGTGGGCCTCGATGGCGACGTCGTCGGCGTCATCAATTCGGGTGGCGGAGACAACATCGGGTTCGCGATATCCGCAGCGCTCGCCGAGCGGGTCGTTCCGTCGCTCATCGAATCGGGTTCCTACGACCACTCCTATCTGGGAATCGGACTGAGAACCGTCGACCGCTTGCTCGCCGAGGCGAACGGTCTCCCCGAAGCGACCGGGGTGATGGTCACGGCCGTCGTCGACGATTCGGCCGCAGAGGGCGTCCTCGAACCTGCCCCTCGGTCGGTTCGGCGCCGCGGCGAATCGATCCCCGTCGGGGGCGACGTCATCCTCGAACTGAACGGTCGTTCGATACCCGACCGACACGCGCTATCGACGTTTCTCGCACTCGAGACCAGTCCCGGAGACCGACTCACGGTTCGACTCCGGCGTGGCGGACGAACCGTCACCAGGGATTTGATTCTCGATGCGTGGCCGCTGATACGACGGTGACCGGATGGCGGCGTCGGTTCGGGCCCTGTCTAACGAGTGTGAAATAAAGAAAAAGATTGGTGAAATAAGCGTAAATGAGTCGTTGTAGCTGCGGGGAACACCATTTTTTGGAATCGATTACCATCATAGCGGGTTCGTACACGTCAGGTCGTATAACGGTCTTTTTCGAGAGATTGAAACGTTTGAATCGTGTGGTTGATGCTCGCTATCGTCGGTATTCCTCACATTAGATACTCGATAACAATAGTATCAGATCCGGTAGCACTACCTGGCGCGAGTATCCGCCGCCTGACAACGTATGACCGACGCTGACGTTCACCCATCAGACACCGAGGAACCGACACTCGAGTTCGATCACGTCACGGTTGAAAACGATCACGCACCGGACGAGTGTGCCATCTTCCCGCGCGATGCCAGCGAGGACGTCCTGATGACCGCCTGGATTTCGGCACACGACGACTCGTTTGTCGACCTCGAATCGATTCGGTAGCCCTTCAATGCACTTGAGCCACTCCGTCACCGCCGTCGGCTTCTGGCTCGGCACCATCCTGCCAGTCGTCTATCTGCCCGTCGTCATTTCAGGTATCGATTCGATAAGTCGCCTGTCCCTCTTCGTCGGGCTCCTGACGGTCCACGCCCTCGCCCTCGTCGTAGGTCACGACTACGCTGGATCGCGAACGTAGTGACCGCCCGGTTCGCGTTCCCTCGACGGTCTCGAGTCGATAACGCGGCTCGGCGCGGATACCCGCCGTCCAGGAAACTCCGGCCACACAGCCGCGCTCGATCCGCGCGGAGACGCTGACAGGGCCGACCCCGTCTCGGTCTCCCATCGTCGGTCGGGTTCGATACACGACGACAGATAAAGAAATATATGCTGGTTCGTTGGTCGTCCTCCTATGCGCACTCGCTGTCCACTCTGTCGGCGGTCCATCACGAGCGACGCACAGCGCTGGTGTCGTTGCGGCAAAGCGTTCGGCACCCACTGTTACGGGGATCACAGCAACTGGTGTGCCGTGAGCGGCGCCGACGCCTGGATCGGGGCGCTCGAGCGCTAGTCGAGCGAAACCGACCAGACCTGCGCTTGCGGCGTGCCGCACTCGTCACAGACGACGGCCCTGTTGTCCTTGTAGCGGCCGCGTTCGAGTACGCCCTCGTCACAGGACGGGCACGGCCGCCCATCGAGAATCGCGAGCAATCGTCTCTTTCCGCGGGCGTGCGTAGACTCCGATTTCGCCATATAGTCACACCATACCGGTGATACTGGAAACTGTTGGCCATGCCTATGCAGTGTGTGCGGTGTCTCGAGTCGAAGCACCTATGCCCGCCTCCGGAGAATGGCCGCAGGATGTGGCCCTGGGGACACCTCGCCGTCGCCTACCTGTCGTATTCCGTCGCCGTCCGCCGTCAGTTCGACCGACCACCGCGAGCCGCCCCGGCGATGGCGCTCGTGGTCGGTTCGCAGACGCCCGACCTGATCGACAAACCCCTCGCGTGGAACGTCGGGGTGTTGCCCGGCGGCCGAACGCTCGCACACTCCCTCTTCGTCGCCGCGCTCCTCGTGCCGACCGTCCTCGTTGCCGCAGACCGACTCGACGGCCGCACGGTCGGGGTCGGCTTCCTCGTCGGCTACTGCTCGCATCTGCTCGCGGACATTCCGCCGACCGTTTTCACGGGCAACGTCGCCGGTGGCGCCTACCTTCTGTGGCCGATTCTCGAGCAACCGCCCGAAGACCCCGTCGCCGGTATTCTCGACGCGATACTCCACTATTACGAACTGGGTGCCTACGAATGGGTCCAGTTCGGCCTCTTCGCCGCTGCAGTTTTCGTCTGGTATCTGGACGGAATGCCCGGTCTCGGCGTCGTCCGAACGACGCTCGAACGGCGACTCGGCGTCGGCTCGCGGTCGTAACGCGTCCCGGCTGATTCGCGAGTCGACTCGTGGACGCACGGCGTCGCCCCGAACGCGGCGCCGAACCGGTGGGGCTATCCCGGCGGCCGGCTTCGTCCCGGCATGCGCCAGTTCGTCCTCATCGGTCACGACGTCCCGACGACGCCCGATTTCTCGCTCGACGACCTTGCCGGCGGAGCCGGCCGCCTCGATGCGCTCTGTCGGTCGATCACGTCTGCATTCGTCACGTCCCACGGTATCCGCGAGTCCGTTCGCGTCCACCTCGTCGCTCGGGACCGGCTGACGATATCCTTCGACGGACGCGACCTCCGCCGACTCAACCCCGACGAGCGAAGCACTGCCGCGCTCGTCCGGACGGCCCTCGAACACCGCGACGAAGCCATCGGCGCCCTTCCCGCGGACCCCAGCCCCGGCATCGAACTGTACCGGCGCGGCTTCGCGGGGACGCTCGAGGAAATCGCCGCCGACGGCCCCATCGTCCACCTCCACGAGGACGGCGATGCGGTGGTCGACGTCGACGCCGACGCGCTCGCGGATGCGATTTTCGTCCTGTCGGACCATCGCGACTTCACCGACGCGGAAGCGGCACTGCTCGAGGACGCCGCCGACTATCGGCTCCGGCTCGGTCCCGAGCGGCTCCACGCCGACCAGGCCATCACCGTCGCCCACCACTACCTCGATACGGAGGGCTACGAGCGGTTTTGAGGCGCGAACGGGTCCGGATCCGGCGCACCGAATCGCCCGCCGGCGCTCGGACGGCGGCTTTCGGAAGCGTTAAACGAACAGATGCGTACACTACGAATGCGGGCCGGTGGGGTAGCTTGGTATCCTTCGGCCTTCGGGTGGCCGTAACCGCAGTTCGAATCTGCGCCGGCCCACTTTACCTCACACCGTTTCTGGAGTCGAACCAAATCGCCATATAACCCCGGGTTCAGGGGGTCTAGTTACCACTTCCGCGGTGAGAGTTCAATTGCACTGCAATGGGGCGTTCGGGCCGTCATGCGATTTGGCTCGAAGCTACCAGGACGAAAGTGTTGCCATCCACCAGTGGCGCGGGCGCGCGTTTCACCCGCCCCAGTCGCACGCGCGGCACTCCCGCCGCGGGAGCCCGCCGCGAGAAGTCGTCGTCTCGATGCGGCCGCCACAGTCAGGACAGTACCGCATCATCGTTTCTTCGCCTCCTCGACGTACCGCGCGAGTTCTTGTTGGCCGACAATCTCACCGCGATTGCCCTCGCTGGAGGTGTAGCGCTCCAGCGCGTCCCACGCACGCCGAGTGGTTTCCCATTCGCCGTTCTCGCGCTGCTCAATCAGCCCACGGTTTCGCATGGTGCACAGGACCGAGCGCGACAGCGAGCAGTCGCCCCACCGCCACGTCGCACCGGGTGCCGGCAGATGCTCGTCGAGCGTCTTCCGGTTCGCCCGCATCCAGCACGCGTTCGCATGGGGTGAGCTTCTGACTGCCGTGGATGGCCGTCGACGACGGCCCGACACCACCAGCGCCACCACCGGCAGGCTGCTGCGTACTCATTCGCTCTCACCCCCAGGCTTCGATGCCTTCGCCGGGCACGTGTAGCGCGTCACCACCAGCGTCCTCGACCACTTCGCGCGCGCGACGAGTTCGTCGATCGCGCGCTCGACGGCGTCCGGGTCGACCGGGCCGCACAGCCGACCGCTGACCGCAGCGCGGCTGATTTGGCCGCTTGCCGTCTTCCGCGCGCCGACGCATTTCTTTCTCGACACGGTCGATCGTGCGGCTGTCCGGCACGTCCTCGCCGTCACTCGTGGTGGTGTCGCTGTCGACGTCCTCGCCGTCACCACCAGCGTCGGGGTCGTCGTCTCCGTCGTCATCGTCGTCGCTGTCCGTGTCAAGCGGGGTACTGACGGTGTCCTGGCTGACGTGTTCGATTTCCGTGCCGGTCGTGATGAGCAGGGTCTCAAACCCGTTTTCGTCTCGCACCACCTTGCAGTCTCGCAGGATGTAGGTCTCGCCAGCTTCGAGCACCGGGGAGTGGGCACGTGCGTGGTATTCTACACCCGCACCACCGTCGTCGATTTCCCCCTCTTCGGCGAGCCAGGGGCGGGCGTCCTCGCCGGCTGCCGAGTACGTGACCGGCGCGACCACGTCGACGACCGTTCCCGGTTCGATCGCGTCCGGCGGGGTGAGACCGCCGACAACGGTCTCTTCGTCGCTACTGCTGTTGGCGTCGGCTTCCTCGTCGCCGGCGAGACCGTACCGCGCGGCGACGTTGTCGGGCAGGTGGCGCTCGGCGCCGTCGACCCACTGCACACCCTTCCACGCAGGCTTCGGGCTGTCCTCGTCGTGGTGGCGGCGAGACTGACCGGTCTCGGCGGCTGCGAGCGGCCCGCGCGTCATCTCCCTTGAGAAGTCCGACTTTGACAGCTGCTTCACCGATGCCATCTCGTCTGCGACCGACAGGTACGCCATGTGCGCATGTTCTTTGACGATGATGTCGTCGCTCGCGCCCGTGTGCTCGATGAGACCGCCGACACGCTGCACCGGGTCGCTGAGGCTCTCGTAAGCCTCCATCCGCTCTTCTTTGCTCTCGGGGATGCTCGTCTCACCGTTTTCGAGGAGGCGCTGCGCACCCTCGATCGCGAGCGCGAGCAGACGCTCTTGCTCTTCGTCGGTCGTGAGCTTGGCCTTGAGGTTGCGGTCCTTGTCGGGCAGCTCAGGGTCCTCGTCGCTGTGCTTGTTGGTGAAGGGCACGTGGTACAGCCGTTCCGCGACGGCAGGCCCCTTGTCGCCGAGCGTCGGTGGGTCGTTCGAGCTGAAGATGAGGGTCACGCGGTTGCGGAAATTGAACGCGTCAACCCCCTTGGGCTCCGCAGCAACCTGGTCGTCCCCGGTCAACTTCTTGAACGTCGACATCTCGTTGATGCGCTTGCCTGACAGGTCGCTCCCGATGTTCGCCATCGAGTCGACGAGGCTGTACGTCGCGTACGGGTTGGTCGCTAGGCGCTGGAGCTCTCGGTGCGACGTCTTCCCAGCTGTCAGTCACGTCCCCATCTTCATCCAGTTCTTTGAGAGCGTCAGCCAGTTCTTTTTCAGCTACTCCTCCCCAGTCGAAGAGAGTCTCAACTTCGTGGAATTTGTCTTTCAGAGGCTTGTACCGATCCTGAATGAAGTGTTTCTCATCGCGGCTGAGTTCAGGAGCTACGACGTTAATCGGGATAACCCAAAGCAGTTCTTCTACGTCGACCTCATGACGAATGTCTGCTGCGACCAAGTCTGCTACTACTGCTTCCCTACCGACAGTCAGTATTTCCATTGCTTCGAAGTTCTTCTCAATCTTGCCCTCGTATCAGTCGCTTGATTCCTCAATCACAGTCTCCTTCTTGGGGAATGCCTCGTATGAGGGGGCTTCAAAGGGCATTACTGCAACAAACGAACCGTCCTCCCACTCGTCTTGTGGCGGCAGTAACGGTTTGATTTCCTCTTCCAGAAAATCAGCAGCAGACTCGTACGTTTGGTTGGCATAGGTTGCCCTCATGCTCAGAAACTTCGGACTCGGATACCCCTCTCCGGCGACCGACCTCCCCTTCCAACGAATTGTCAGGGGGAAGTTGCTCTCGAATTCATCTACAACACCATGCTTGTCCTCGGCCGTCATCAATTTCATCGAGAGTACAAGATAGCTACTGTATCGGTCATTTGCCTCTCTCAGTTCCTGCTTTACCTTATCCACTTTCTCTTGGATCACATCTTGGGTCAGGCTCCCGATGTCGACTCGGCCAAGCCGGATTAGGTCTGCGAGAGTATCTCGGAACTCGCGGGCCTGTGCCTCATTGCTAGTCAGATACTGGTAGATCGTCCGATCAGTGTATTTTCTCATAAACTCCCGAACGAGAGCGTCGTTAGGATCTCTAATCTGATCAAACACCTCGCCTGGGTCATGTTCCTTCCAAGACTCCTGTCTGAACGATTGATAGACTGAAAGAATTATCTGGGCACGCTTGTCAAGAGGGCGGAAAGACACTCCTGAGAGAAGGGTGTCGATTTCAGCCTTGTACTTCGACTCAGTGGGAGTGCTCTCTGCTTCGTCGATCTCGTAACTCAGAATCGTAATGAGTCGCGCCTCAGTCCGATGGTGGTCTTCCTCTGGCAGGAGTTCTTCCGCTGCCTTCTGGTATACCGTTGTCTTC encodes the following:
- a CDS encoding S1C family serine protease translates to MNDSRLDRRSFLAAASAGLAGAVAGCSEPRSDSSIEGDSSYNIDRDNLANGSAFTDLYDALIESVTQVRVFGLENPDTGAEGRGQGSGFLYDTRHVVTNDHVIANGTAADLQYITGDWTSTTLVGRDYYSDLAVLEVDHVPDSATPLSLTDRRPVVGQQVAAIGNPYGLEGSMSAGIVSGVDRTLDLPQRQFSFPNVIQTDAAVNPGNSGGPLVGLDGDVVGVINSGGGDNIGFAISAALAERVVPSLIESGSYDHSYLGIGLRTVDRLLAEANGLPEATGVMVTAVVDDSAAEGVLEPAPRSVRRRGESIPVGGDVILELNGRSIPDRHALSTFLALETSPGDRLTVRLRRGGRTVTRDLILDAWPLIRR
- a CDS encoding DUF7511 domain-containing protein; the protein is MTDADVHPSDTEEPTLEFDHVTVENDHAPDECAIFPRDASEDVLMTAWISAHDDSFVDLESIR
- a CDS encoding HVO_A0556 family zinc finger protein — translated: MAKSESTHARGKRRLLAILDGRPCPSCDEGVLERGRYKDNRAVVCDECGTPQAQVWSVSLD
- a CDS encoding metal-dependent hydrolase; this translates as MWPWGHLAVAYLSYSVAVRRQFDRPPRAAPAMALVVGSQTPDLIDKPLAWNVGVLPGGRTLAHSLFVAALLVPTVLVAADRLDGRTVGVGFLVGYCSHLLADIPPTVFTGNVAGGAYLLWPILEQPPEDPVAGILDAILHYYELGAYEWVQFGLFAAAVFVWYLDGMPGLGVVRTTLERRLGVGSRS
- the trmY gene encoding tRNA (pseudouridine(54)-N(1))-methyltransferase TrmY produces the protein MRQFVLIGHDVPTTPDFSLDDLAGGAGRLDALCRSITSAFVTSHGIRESVRVHLVARDRLTISFDGRDLRRLNPDERSTAALVRTALEHRDEAIGALPADPSPGIELYRRGFAGTLEEIAADGPIVHLHEDGDAVVDVDADALADAIFVLSDHRDFTDAEAALLEDAADYRLRLGPERLHADQAITVAHHYLDTEGYERF
- a CDS encoding DUF5906 domain-containing protein: MTAGKTSHRELQRLATNPYATYSLVDSMANIGSDLSGKRINEMSTFKKLTGDDQVAAEPKGVDAFNFRNRVTLIFSSNDPPTLGDKGPAVAERLYHVPFTNKHSDEDPELPDKDRNLKAKLTTDEEQERLLALAIEGAQRLLENGETSIPESKEERMEAYESLSDPVQRVGGLIEHTGASDDIIVKEHAHMAYLSVADEMASVKQLSKSDFSREMTRGPLAAAETGQSRRHHDEDSPKPAWKGVQWVDGAERHLPDNVAARYGLAGDEEADANSSSDEETVVGGLTPPDAIEPGTVVDVVAPVTYSAAGEDARPWLAEEGEIDDGGAGVEYHARAHSPVLEAGETYILRDCKVVRDENGFETLLITTGTEIEHVSQDTVSTPLDTDSDDDDDGDDDPDAGGDGEDVDSDTTTSDGEDVPDSRTIDRVEKEMRRRAEDGKRPNQPRCGQRSAVRPGRPGRRRARDRRTRRAREVVEDAGGDALHVPGEGIEAWG